A segment of the Colletotrichum destructivum chromosome 3, complete sequence genome:
GATGGGCTTGCGTGCGAAGCAACTGTGGCACTGTGCTTCTGCACGCTGCCTCCCCGCCAATACTGTCCGAGTCAATCTCAATTCGTACGGCCTGGAGCTCAGCTCCCTCTCATCCTCCTTCCAACGCAACACCACCTGCAGTTGAGCTAAGGCTTAGTCATCCAATCAAAATCTCGCAGAATCCAATCCTTTTTCGTGCCTAACAACGCTCACCATCATCCGACTCAATCCCGAACGAAACGCCCATAGCTTCGCGCGcaaaaaataaataaaaaaaaccCTCTCCCACGTCACACAGCCCGCCCGCGAACAACCCAACGTCCGCATCGGtccttttctccccttcGGCAGTCCCGCCTCCTGTAATCGAATCTCACCAGTCTCCGAAAATGTCTGCCTCCATCCTCCGCGTCGCCGCTCGCGGCTCGACCACCCTCTTCCGTGCGAACCCCATCCGCCAGCCTCTCGTCGCCCGTTCCGGCATGCTCCTGCCCGCCATCGCGGGTGTCCCGGCCGCCAACACCTTCAGCACCAGCTCCCGCCTCCGCTCCGGCGACCACGCCGAGGAGACCTTTGAGGAGTTCAGCGCGAGGTGAGTTGTTGGAAAATTGCCCCAGATTCTTGGTTGAGTTCGGGGGTCGGAGGGGGCGGTATCTTTGGCAAGACGACAGGGAAGATAGGGATGGCTGGAGAGGACCGAACCCGACAATCATGCCACCATCGCCCCTCTTCCGCGCGACAAAGCCATTGAGAGCCCTCGGCCCATTAATCCGATTGACAATTGGCATCGCTGACGTTTGGCAACAGATTTGAGAAGGAATTCGATGGCGTCCAGGACGTTTTCGAGCTTCAGGTACGCAGCGGGCCTCGGGATCTGAACCCAGTTCCGACAAAAGTGGTCTGATGGGAACGAGGCTGActccttttttctcctcGCATAACAGCGCAACCTCAACAACGCCTTCGCCTACGATTtggtcccctccccctccgtcgtcgccgccgccctcaaggccgcccGTCGTGTCAACGACTTCGCTACCGCCGTCCGCATTTTCGAGGGTACGCCatcccccccaccccccgtTTGCATCCATGCATCGCTTTCGCAGGCCCGAGCAACCTGACCTCATGCTGCGAAACGATGCAACCCAAAAATGATGCACAATTGACTGCGACATAAACTAACAACTTCCCTCCCTCACAggcgtcaaggccaaggtcgagaacAAGGGTCAGTACGAGCAGtacctcgaggagctcaagtCCCTGAGGGAAGAGCTCGGCGTCCCTCTGAAGGAGGACATCTAccccgaggagaagaactAAACGTTCTCGCGATCTAAAACGACCGGGGAGATCAAAGCAGGGCAAACCGTCTAACCGGATTCGAGTCCTTGGATACGGCTGGGATGCGAGTCCCGGCCGGGCCAGAATCAACCATGAACCAAACTTGTATATTCTACAGGGGAGTGAAAGAGGAAAGAAGGGAAGAGCAAACCCTACAGAGTCTGCTTGccgcgcgcgtgtgtgtgtgtgtcttgTGTGAAGTCGATAGAATGGGAGGGAGTTTTCTGGTAGTGTGATCTCAATCAAATCCCATGTACCATCTTACCGCTGTTCCCAATGCCATTGGACCAACTCTACACGTTCTACGACCATCAACGACGCTGATGAATGGGCATCGTGTGAATCAAGCAATTGAGTCAATTCTGTGGGGAAAACATTGGAACCTGCGTTCGACATTCGGGAACGTGACGTCTCGATGCGTCCCAGTCAGCTGCCTTCAACCGCAGTCACCGTGGCAATATTTTTGTTGCTCACAGGGCACGGACGTGGCCACATTTCCTGCTATGAGTGTTACTTCTTTTATTTGTATCTAGCTCATCGGAAAGGCTAAAGCCAAGCATCACaccttccccctccctccatgGTATCTTTCACGCGGTCATCCATGACCTCAGTACATACAAACATGATATGGTCCTCTCCGATGACCCGGACCTCAGTCCCAATTTGCACAACCCCCTTAGTCTCGAAGGTGGCCCCATCTACCGTTGGCCGGCGTGTTGAAGAACTGGAGGCCCGCAGCAGGCGTGCTCCCGGTCGACTCGTGAGGCGTGGGCGAAGTTCCTCTACTAGCCGAACCACCCGCGGCGCGTCCCGTTCTCGGGCTCATCATGCCCAGTCTCGGACTCCGGGGCACGCTCTGCTGCCTCGTCTCCCTTCGTCCGTTCTTAAGCGCCCGCA
Coding sequences within it:
- a CDS encoding Putative cytochrome c oxidase, subunit Va/VI, which produces MSASILRVAARGSTTLFRANPIRQPLVARSGMLLPAIAGVPAANTFSTSSRLRSGDHAEETFEEFSARFEKEFDGVQDVFELQRNLNNAFAYDLVPSPSVVAAALKAARRVNDFATAVRIFEGVKAKVENKGQYEQYLEELKSLREELGVPLKEDIYPEEKN